The following are encoded in a window of Struthio camelus isolate bStrCam1 chromosome Z, bStrCam1.hap1, whole genome shotgun sequence genomic DNA:
- the LOC138064606 gene encoding PHD finger protein 7-like — translation MKRKAPDSQEQACVLCRRAHASADICGPKHEKRGLCVHENCLFLASWLFQRGSREEGICGFLLVDIKWKIRSAAQKRCFACGERGAAIACQGKGCSRCFHLPCASEHGCVTQFFAPFRSFCWEHRPQQAVPARPQAETTCLICLEPVDDAPSYTTMVCPACKGAWFHRGCIRGQAVHAGFSCFRCPMCKNRRKFLPEMFKMGIPIPLRGPAWEEGGRYRDLYQRHSRCDASQCLYPRGREQAEPTGPWELLLCSSCASRGAHRRCLALGNGTASWECDECAGLGPAKFSGHGVTKAPFSLESSEKVCREGDFASLEQEAVRDHFGKVATRKSMGPAGIQP, via the exons catgCGTGCTGTGCCGCCGGGCACATGCCAGTGCCGACATCTGCGGGCCGAAGCATGAGAAAAGAGGGCTCTGCGTCCACGAGAACTGCCTG TTTCTCGCCAGCTGGCTGTTCCAGCgcgggagcagagaggaaggaatctGTGGGTTCCTGCTCGTGgatatcaaatggaaaataaggagTGCAGCGCAGAAG cgctgctttgcttgcggtgagcgcggggccgccatcgcctgccaggggaagggctgcagccgctgcttccACCTGCCCTGTGCCTCGGAGCACGGCTGCGTCACGCAGTTCTTTGCGCCCTTCCG gtccttctgctgGGAGCACCGCCCGCAGCAGGCAGTGCCGGCACGGCCCCAGGCAGAAACAACGTGCCTCATCTGCCTGGAGCCCGTGGACGACGCCCCCTCCTACACCACCATGGTGTGCCCGGCGTGCAAAGGGGCCTGGTTCCACCGGGGCTGCATCCGG ggacaggctgtgcaCGCCGGCTTTTCCTGCTTCCGGTGCCCGAtgtgtaaaaacagaagaaaatttctgccggaaatgtttaaaatggggATCCCAATCCCCCTCAG aggaccagcctgggaggaaggcGGGCGCTACCGCGATTTATACCAGCGGCACAGCCGCTGCGATGCCAGCCAGTGCCTTTACccgcgaggcagggagcaggcagagccaacGGG gccctgggagctgctgctgtgctcctcctgcgcctccagAGGGGCCCATCGGCGCTGCTTGGCCTTGGGAAACGGCACCGCAAGCTGGGAATGCGACGAgtgtgccggcctgggccccg CCAAGTTCTCGGGCCACGGAGTCACCAAGGCACCTTTCTCCTTGGAGAGCAGTGAGAAAGTCTGCAGAGAGGGAGACTTTGCCTCGCTGGAGCAGGAGGCGGTGAGGGATCACTTTGGCAAAGTGGCCAcccgcaagtccatgggccctgctggCATACAGCCATGA